The Mycolicibacterium smegmatis genome has a window encoding:
- a CDS encoding amidohydrolase family protein, whose protein sequence is MPSRILDFPVFDADNHFYEPKEALTKFLPDHRKGVIDYVDVRGRTKIVVRNHISDYIPNPTFEVVARPGAQEEYFRHGSGGKSYREVLGKPMKSIPAFRNPEARLEVMDGLGLDYTLMFPTLASLVEERLKDDPELIHDIIHALNEWMYETWQFDYEGRIFSTPVITLPIVDRALEELEWCLERGAKTVLVRPAPVPGFRGTRSFGTEEFDPFWQACVKAGIPVAMHASDSGYAQYLNDWEPADEFLPFKPTAFRMVAMGKRPIEDTMTALVCHGTFTRNPDLRILSIENGASWVPHLFHQFEDVYAKMPQDFPEEPIQAFKRCVYVAPFWEDNFKQMADLIGIDRVIFGSDWPHPEGLADPINLVSDLQAHGLDDEGVRKVMGRNLVDLFQVENKVVYKPDVPALVIA, encoded by the coding sequence ATGCCCTCACGCATTCTCGACTTCCCGGTGTTCGACGCCGACAACCACTTCTACGAGCCGAAGGAAGCGCTCACCAAGTTCCTGCCCGACCATCGCAAGGGCGTCATCGACTACGTCGACGTCCGTGGCCGCACCAAGATCGTGGTGCGCAACCACATCAGCGACTACATCCCGAACCCCACGTTCGAGGTGGTCGCCCGCCCCGGCGCGCAGGAGGAGTACTTCCGGCACGGCAGCGGCGGCAAGAGTTACCGCGAGGTGCTGGGCAAGCCCATGAAGTCCATCCCCGCGTTCCGCAATCCCGAAGCGCGCCTCGAGGTCATGGACGGTCTGGGCCTCGACTACACGCTGATGTTCCCCACCCTGGCCTCACTGGTCGAGGAACGGCTCAAAGACGACCCGGAGCTGATCCACGACATCATCCATGCGCTCAACGAATGGATGTACGAGACATGGCAGTTCGACTACGAGGGCCGGATCTTCTCCACACCGGTCATCACACTGCCGATCGTCGACCGCGCGCTCGAAGAACTCGAATGGTGCCTGGAACGCGGCGCCAAGACCGTACTGGTGCGCCCGGCGCCGGTACCTGGTTTCCGCGGCACGCGCTCGTTCGGCACCGAGGAGTTCGACCCGTTCTGGCAGGCCTGCGTCAAAGCCGGTATCCCCGTGGCCATGCACGCCTCGGACAGCGGTTACGCGCAGTACCTCAACGACTGGGAACCCGCCGACGAGTTCCTGCCGTTCAAGCCGACGGCGTTCCGGATGGTCGCGATGGGCAAGCGTCCCATCGAGGACACCATGACCGCGCTCGTGTGTCACGGTACCTTCACCCGCAACCCGGACCTGCGCATCCTGTCGATCGAGAACGGGGCGTCGTGGGTGCCGCACCTGTTCCACCAGTTCGAGGACGTCTACGCCAAGATGCCGCAGGACTTCCCCGAGGAACCGATCCAGGCGTTCAAGCGCTGCGTGTACGTCGCGCCGTTCTGGGAGGACAACTTCAAGCAGATGGCCGATCTGATCGGCATCGACCGGGTGATCTTCGGTTCGGACTGGCCGCACCCGGAGGGTCTGGCCGACCCGATCAACCTGGTCTCCGATCTCCAGGCTCACGGCCTCGACGACGAGGGCGTGCGAAAGGTGATGGGCAGGAACCTGGTCGACCTCTTCCAGGTCGAGAACAAGGTGGTGTACAAACCCGACGTCCCCGCGCTCGTCATCGCCTGA
- a CDS encoding amidase gives MTETADTTGLTGFFRDHDIHSLAADLRNGHTTSVELVEHSLAAITRLDPTLNAFTAVDAEGALDAARHADAELARGHDRGVLHGIPVAVKDLVDVAGHVTTRGSVVHPGPATADAECVRRLRTAGAVIVGRNVLHEFAFGATGDRSAHGASRNPWDPSRISGGSSGGSAVATAAGMVPLAVGTDTAGSVRVPAALCGVVGFKPAYGAIPARGVWPLAASLDHVGVFARTATGAAAAYTAMAGRSPDPVRAQRVAWLDPACLGPCDPAIIAALSETLRAAQITVDGTVGLPFAAGEVFEALSVLQSSEAYTEYSAETEQRASDIDPEVLGRLLRGRDTPAWQYVRACRQRDRLRAAADTLLTRFDVLAMPAAPTVATEIDQRAHQIDGHAVEVRSALLSLTCPWNLTGHPALSVPAGVVSGLPVGLQLISAPGNEGMLFDLAARIEHR, from the coding sequence ATGACCGAAACAGCCGATACCACCGGGTTGACCGGATTCTTCCGCGACCACGACATCCATTCCCTCGCAGCGGATCTTCGCAATGGCCACACCACGAGTGTCGAACTCGTCGAGCACAGCCTCGCCGCCATCACACGGCTCGATCCGACCCTCAACGCCTTCACGGCCGTGGACGCAGAAGGCGCGCTCGACGCCGCGCGGCACGCCGATGCCGAACTCGCACGTGGCCATGACCGCGGTGTGCTGCACGGCATCCCGGTCGCGGTCAAGGACCTCGTCGACGTCGCCGGACACGTCACGACGCGGGGTTCGGTGGTCCACCCCGGTCCGGCGACCGCCGACGCCGAATGCGTGCGCCGGTTGCGCACCGCGGGCGCGGTGATCGTCGGCAGGAATGTCCTGCACGAATTCGCCTTCGGCGCGACCGGTGACCGATCGGCACACGGCGCATCACGAAACCCTTGGGATCCCAGCAGGATCAGCGGCGGATCGAGCGGCGGCAGTGCAGTGGCGACCGCCGCGGGCATGGTTCCCCTGGCTGTCGGCACCGACACCGCAGGCTCGGTCCGCGTACCCGCCGCGTTGTGCGGTGTGGTCGGGTTCAAGCCGGCCTACGGCGCGATCCCGGCGCGGGGCGTCTGGCCCCTTGCGGCATCGCTGGATCACGTCGGGGTGTTCGCCCGCACCGCGACCGGCGCAGCGGCGGCGTACACGGCCATGGCCGGCCGGTCCCCCGATCCGGTTCGCGCGCAACGGGTCGCCTGGCTGGATCCCGCATGCCTCGGCCCGTGTGACCCGGCAATCATCGCGGCGTTGTCCGAGACGCTGCGCGCCGCGCAGATCACGGTCGACGGCACCGTCGGACTGCCGTTCGCGGCGGGCGAGGTGTTCGAGGCGCTCAGCGTCCTGCAGTCCAGCGAGGCCTATACCGAGTACAGCGCCGAGACCGAGCAGCGTGCATCCGACATCGACCCCGAGGTGCTCGGACGCCTGCTGCGCGGAAGGGACACGCCCGCATGGCAATACGTGCGTGCCTGCCGCCAACGTGACAGGTTGCGCGCGGCAGCCGACACCCTGCTCACGCGGTTCGACGTACTCGCGATGCCCGCTGCGCCGACGGTCGCGACCGAGATCGACCAGCGCGCCCACCAGATCGACGGCCACGCCGTCGAGGTGCGATCGGCACTGCTGTCGCTGACCTGCCCGTGGAACCTCACCGGGCATCCCGCGCTCAGCGTGCCCGCAGGCGTCGTCTCGGGTCTGCCCGTCGGGTTGCAACTGATCAGCGCGCCCGGCAACGAGGGCATGCTGTTCGATCTGGCCGCACGGATCGAACACCGATGA
- a CDS encoding LLM class flavin-dependent oxidoreductase, whose translation MTEWFLFLPQVRLEIGDIVERARIAEAAGFDGIAFIDHLEAPGATHQGIWEAMTTATWVAAHTERLRIGHLVLCDAFRHPAVLAKQAVTLSTASDGRFELGLGSGSWPQEFFRFGVDGGDDAAARVDRLERDLALLREHWGEGERGQVPAPAHKIPLVIGGTGRRTMGLVRRYADWWNIPSHQLDRLPDLLPTVGAARASMQQMVGFVGRGIDRAAVTERSSRLFGHLGSGLVCGDAAELTGHFAGLAAQGIERFYVWFADFAAPQTISEFAETVMHTGQKGTT comes from the coding sequence ATGACAGAGTGGTTCCTGTTCCTGCCGCAGGTGCGGTTGGAGATCGGCGACATCGTCGAGCGGGCGCGGATCGCCGAAGCCGCCGGTTTCGACGGCATCGCGTTCATCGACCACCTCGAGGCCCCCGGCGCGACGCACCAGGGCATCTGGGAGGCGATGACCACCGCGACGTGGGTCGCCGCGCACACCGAGCGGTTGCGCATCGGGCACCTGGTGCTCTGCGACGCCTTCCGGCATCCCGCCGTGCTCGCCAAGCAGGCCGTCACGTTGTCCACGGCCAGTGACGGCCGGTTCGAACTCGGCCTCGGTTCGGGGTCCTGGCCGCAGGAGTTCTTCCGCTTCGGTGTCGACGGCGGTGACGACGCCGCGGCGCGCGTCGACCGTCTCGAACGCGATCTGGCGCTGCTGCGGGAGCACTGGGGCGAAGGCGAACGCGGACAGGTGCCCGCGCCGGCGCACAAGATTCCGCTCGTCATCGGTGGAACCGGCCGACGCACAATGGGTTTGGTGCGTCGGTACGCCGACTGGTGGAACATCCCGTCGCACCAACTCGACCGGTTGCCCGACCTGCTGCCGACCGTGGGCGCCGCGCGGGCCTCGATGCAGCAGATGGTCGGGTTTGTCGGACGCGGCATCGACCGCGCTGCGGTCACCGAACGAAGTTCGCGGTTGTTCGGCCATCTCGGATCAGGTCTGGTGTGCGGCGACGCGGCCGAACTCACCGGGCACTTCGCCGGACTCGCCGCGCAGGGCATCGAGCGCTTCTACGTGTGGTTCGCCGATTTCGCGGCGCCACAGACCATTTCCGAGTTCGCCGAGACCGTGATGCACACGGGACAGAAAGGGACGACATGA
- a CDS encoding acyl-CoA dehydrogenase family protein: protein MTETAVSTGTQESVEDFAARARAWLAGNMPRIDPDNPPFSVRADQESWDRAKELQKRLYQGGFAGICFPREYGGLGLDHAYQRAFNAEARCYEMPLILNTPSFTICAATILDMGSEQQKRDRIGAAIRGEEILVQLLSEPSGGSDLAGVITRADRVGDKWVINGAKTWSTSAFAGDYGLMLARTNWDVPKHEGLTMFLVPLKAPGITMRRIKEVNGNEEFCEEFFDNLELGDDAVVGKVDDGWTVASRQLFHERRAVGGGSEFASGTGAENANEMPPDHVGLAEALGRADDPFVQDLAGRALVRRAVKTQLIDHVTQAIAAGALPPTAGTLIRLFHAETTELEVDTALAIAGTAGVVDEGGDFDGMLDIGVRYLSRQTGSLGGGSSEMARNVIGERVLGFPREHAADRGVPFREVKRNKG, encoded by the coding sequence ATGACCGAGACCGCCGTGTCGACCGGAACCCAGGAATCGGTGGAGGACTTCGCCGCCCGCGCCCGCGCGTGGCTGGCCGGGAACATGCCGCGCATCGATCCCGACAATCCACCGTTCTCGGTCCGGGCTGACCAGGAGTCCTGGGACCGGGCCAAGGAGCTCCAGAAGCGGTTGTACCAGGGCGGTTTCGCCGGGATCTGCTTTCCGCGTGAATACGGCGGCCTGGGACTGGACCACGCCTATCAGCGGGCGTTCAACGCCGAGGCCCGCTGCTACGAGATGCCGCTGATCCTCAACACGCCGTCGTTCACGATCTGCGCCGCGACCATCCTGGACATGGGCAGCGAACAGCAGAAGCGCGACCGGATCGGCGCGGCCATCCGCGGCGAGGAGATCCTCGTGCAGTTGCTCAGCGAGCCCAGCGGCGGATCGGATCTCGCGGGTGTGATCACCCGCGCCGACCGGGTCGGCGACAAGTGGGTCATCAACGGCGCCAAGACCTGGAGCACCAGCGCCTTCGCGGGTGACTACGGCCTGATGCTGGCCCGCACCAACTGGGACGTGCCCAAACACGAGGGCCTCACGATGTTTCTGGTGCCGCTGAAGGCGCCCGGGATCACCATGCGCCGCATCAAGGAGGTCAACGGCAACGAGGAGTTCTGCGAGGAATTCTTCGACAACCTCGAACTCGGTGACGACGCCGTCGTCGGCAAGGTCGACGACGGTTGGACCGTGGCCTCGCGGCAGCTGTTCCACGAACGCCGTGCGGTGGGCGGCGGATCCGAGTTCGCCAGCGGCACCGGAGCGGAGAACGCCAACGAGATGCCGCCCGACCACGTCGGCCTCGCCGAGGCACTCGGCCGCGCCGACGATCCGTTCGTCCAGGACCTCGCCGGCCGCGCCCTGGTGCGGCGGGCGGTCAAGACGCAGTTGATCGACCATGTCACGCAGGCGATCGCGGCGGGCGCCCTGCCGCCGACGGCGGGCACACTGATCCGGTTGTTCCACGCCGAGACCACCGAGTTGGAGGTGGACACCGCGCTGGCCATCGCGGGCACCGCCGGTGTGGTCGACGAGGGCGGGGACTTCGACGGCATGCTCGACATCGGCGTGCGGTACCTGTCGCGGCAGACCGGCTCGCTGGGCGGCGGCAGTTCGGAGATGGCACGCAACGTCATCGGCGAGCGTGTACTCGGCTTCCCGCGCGAGCACGCCGCCGACCGCGGCGTGCCGTTCCGGGAAGTCAAGCGCAACAAGGGTTGA
- a CDS encoding multidrug effflux MFS transporter, which translates to MRIRTAAPGTTTPTLALIILLALLNAVTPFSVDMYMSAFPAMAVEFGTSASVVQLTLTTFLIGLATGQLFIGQLSDRLGRRGPLLVGIVACLVASLLCAVSPSIEVLIMLRFVQGFAGAAGIVIARAIISDRSKGSQAAKLYSVMMVIGVLAPILAPVLGGQVVAGFGWRAVFLALAGLNLVMLLGALFMAGESLPPEARRPAGLKAFAGSAASVLTNRRFMGYTLTLSCSGAAMFSYISASPFVLQNIIGLSPRAFSFTFGGCALAVAVSGVISARLVGRFGPRKLLLGGVSAMVVVAALMLLNVTVGGVVPAVTVALMACFMGTVGFTFANATTLAIGEVRHAAGTGSAVIGFLQYGLGAVASPLVGLAGEHSAVPMGVAMFTCAALAATALLVLTRGHIPSYDDELADLDADLTAVSAGESTAR; encoded by the coding sequence ATGAGGATACGAACTGCCGCGCCGGGGACCACCACGCCGACACTGGCGTTGATCATTCTGCTGGCTCTGCTCAACGCCGTGACTCCCTTCTCGGTCGACATGTACATGTCGGCCTTCCCGGCAATGGCCGTCGAGTTCGGCACCTCGGCGTCGGTCGTGCAACTCACCCTGACCACGTTCCTCATCGGACTGGCCACCGGCCAGCTGTTCATCGGCCAGTTGTCCGACCGGCTCGGGCGCCGCGGCCCGTTGCTCGTGGGCATCGTCGCGTGCCTGGTGGCGAGCCTGCTGTGCGCGGTGAGCCCCTCCATCGAGGTTCTGATCATGCTGCGATTCGTGCAGGGCTTCGCGGGAGCCGCAGGCATCGTGATCGCGCGGGCGATCATCTCCGATCGCTCCAAGGGGTCCCAGGCCGCGAAACTGTACTCGGTGATGATGGTGATCGGAGTCCTGGCGCCGATCCTGGCACCGGTCCTGGGCGGTCAGGTGGTCGCCGGTTTCGGTTGGCGCGCGGTGTTTCTCGCGCTCGCCGGGTTGAACCTGGTGATGTTGCTGGGCGCGCTCTTCATGGCGGGCGAATCGCTGCCGCCCGAGGCGCGCCGGCCTGCCGGGTTGAAAGCCTTTGCCGGCAGCGCGGCCTCGGTTCTGACCAACCGCCGCTTCATGGGCTACACACTGACGCTGTCGTGTTCGGGCGCGGCCATGTTCTCCTACATCTCGGCCTCGCCGTTCGTGCTGCAGAACATCATCGGTCTGTCGCCGCGCGCGTTCTCGTTCACCTTCGGCGGATGCGCACTGGCCGTGGCGGTCTCGGGCGTGATCTCGGCCCGGTTGGTGGGCCGGTTCGGGCCGCGCAAGCTGCTGCTCGGCGGGGTGTCGGCCATGGTGGTCGTCGCGGCGTTGATGCTGCTGAACGTCACCGTCGGCGGCGTCGTCCCTGCGGTGACCGTGGCGCTGATGGCGTGCTTCATGGGCACCGTCGGGTTCACCTTCGCCAACGCCACCACGCTGGCCATCGGCGAGGTGCGCCACGCGGCCGGAACCGGTTCTGCTGTCATCGGATTCCTGCAGTACGGCCTGGGTGCGGTCGCCTCGCCGCTGGTGGGCCTGGCCGGCGAGCACAGCGCGGTGCCGATGGGCGTGGCGATGTTCACGTGCGCCGCACTGGCGGCGACGGCGCTGCTGGTGCTCACGCGCGGGCACATCCCGAGCTACGACGACGAACTCGCCGACCTCGACGCAGACCTCACGGCGGTGTCAGCAGGGGAGTCCACGGCTCGGTGA
- a CDS encoding Rv2578c family radical SAM protein → MRWDEQAVRVDDGALPGLARVGFVRSVRAPEFEGITFHEVLCKSALNKVPAASALPFRFTVNGYRGCTHACRYCFARPTHEYLDFDPGVDFDRQIVVKTNVVEVLRRELRRPSWTHETVALGTNTDPYQRAEGRYALMPGIIGALADSYTPFSVLTKGTLLRRDLGLIAEAARRVEVSVAVSLAIGDADLHRDIEPGTPSPQARLALISAIRDAGLSCHVMVAPVLPYLTDSAEHLDDLLGRIAEAGATSVTAFGLHLRGSTRGWFMSWLASSHPELVWKYRQLYRKGAYLPAEYRHMLHDRVQPLIVKHGLAGQPRMPAPETPTPQVARPEPVQAALF, encoded by the coding sequence GTGCGTTGGGATGAGCAGGCCGTGCGGGTCGATGACGGGGCGTTGCCCGGTCTGGCCCGTGTCGGCTTCGTCCGCAGCGTGCGGGCCCCGGAATTCGAGGGGATCACGTTCCACGAGGTGCTGTGCAAGTCGGCACTGAACAAGGTGCCCGCTGCGTCGGCGCTGCCGTTCCGGTTCACGGTCAACGGCTACCGCGGGTGCACGCATGCCTGCCGGTACTGCTTCGCCCGGCCGACGCACGAATATCTCGACTTCGATCCGGGCGTGGATTTCGACCGCCAGATCGTCGTCAAGACCAACGTCGTGGAGGTCCTGCGCCGCGAGTTGCGGCGTCCCTCGTGGACGCACGAGACCGTCGCGCTCGGCACCAACACCGACCCGTACCAGCGCGCCGAGGGCCGCTATGCCCTCATGCCCGGAATCATCGGGGCACTGGCGGATTCGTACACGCCGTTCTCGGTCCTGACCAAGGGCACGCTGCTGCGGCGAGACCTGGGACTGATCGCTGAGGCGGCCCGTCGCGTCGAGGTCAGCGTCGCGGTGTCGCTGGCGATCGGCGACGCAGACCTGCACCGCGACATCGAGCCCGGTACGCCGTCACCGCAGGCCCGGTTGGCGCTGATCTCCGCGATCCGCGACGCCGGCCTGTCGTGCCACGTGATGGTGGCGCCGGTGCTCCCGTACCTGACCGATTCGGCCGAGCACCTCGACGATCTCCTGGGCCGCATCGCGGAAGCGGGCGCCACGAGTGTCACGGCGTTCGGGCTGCATCTGCGGGGGAGCACCCGCGGATGGTTCATGTCGTGGCTGGCGTCGTCGCATCCGGAGCTGGTCTGGAAGTACCGCCAGCTCTACCGCAAAGGCGCGTATCTACCTGCCGAGTACCGGCACATGTTGCACGACCGCGTGCAGCCGCTGATCGTCAAGCACGGGCTGGCCGGTCAGCCGCGGATGCCCGCGCCGGAGACGCCGACGCCGCAGGTCGCACGGCCCGAGCCGGTGCAGGCCGCGCTGTTCTGA
- a CDS encoding TetR/AcrR family transcriptional regulator, producing the protein MARPTQRSPDGARADPEDRTARFMRSALAILGETGRTDFTVLEVVERSKTSLRSFYQHFSTKDELLLALIDRIMAESAQRWRADTEALPGPEALRVLVEKITAPASSSTQDSINRGLTYYNDHLAESLPREYARVLAPLHDLIRGIVRRGIDAGDFHSGVEVDTTSALILQSVLGAMRLRSLGVELNGTPIEGPHIYEFCLRSLANPTHGV; encoded by the coding sequence ATGGCCAGACCTACGCAACGATCGCCCGACGGTGCGCGCGCGGATCCCGAGGACCGCACGGCCCGGTTCATGAGATCGGCCCTGGCGATCCTCGGCGAGACCGGCCGCACCGATTTCACGGTCCTGGAGGTCGTGGAGCGGTCCAAGACCTCACTGCGGTCGTTCTACCAGCACTTCTCCACCAAGGACGAACTCCTGCTGGCGTTGATCGACCGGATCATGGCGGAGTCCGCTCAACGGTGGCGCGCCGACACCGAGGCCCTGCCGGGCCCCGAAGCGCTGCGGGTGCTCGTCGAGAAGATCACCGCGCCCGCCTCTTCCAGCACCCAGGACAGCATCAATCGGGGTCTGACGTACTACAACGACCACCTCGCCGAGTCCCTGCCCCGTGAATACGCGCGGGTTCTGGCCCCGCTGCACGACCTGATCCGCGGCATCGTGCGACGCGGCATCGATGCCGGCGACTTCCACTCCGGTGTCGAGGTGGACACCACATCTGCCCTGATCCTGCAGTCGGTACTGGGCGCCATGCGGTTGCGCTCACTCGGGGTCGAACTCAACGGCACACCCATCGAGGGCCCGCACATCTACGAGTTCTGCCTCCGCAGCCTGGCGAATCCGACACACGGCGTCTGA
- a CDS encoding LacI family DNA-binding transcriptional regulator: MGKSKQPTLQSIADDLGLHVSTVARVLNGMREGERAASGATAERIRKRAAEVNYRPNPHAASLRTRRTNLVGVLVPRLTDVVLATVYEGIESAAADRGLTAFVANTQDETDRQRKRIDMMLDRRVDGLILGDARSDDHTVLEELTRREVPFVLVNRSVADYPAATCDNYLGGRLAAEHLLALGHRRVGVIAGLAHASTGIDRPAGFVDRFREAGIEVPDELIVYSGLDSQGGHYAADRMLDGDAPPTAMFAVNDFAAIGAAGAIRNRGLRVGRDVSLIGFNNIALTAEMHVPLTSIESRAFDMGRDALELLADTLAGAAPAQRRTKPVLVVRESTCDAHGSALT, encoded by the coding sequence GTGGGAAAGTCGAAGCAGCCGACACTCCAGTCGATCGCCGACGATCTCGGCCTGCACGTCTCGACCGTCGCGCGCGTGCTCAACGGTATGCGCGAGGGCGAGCGTGCGGCCTCGGGTGCCACGGCCGAGCGAATCCGCAAACGTGCGGCCGAGGTGAACTACCGGCCCAATCCGCATGCCGCGAGCCTGCGGACCCGGCGCACCAACCTGGTGGGCGTTCTCGTGCCGAGGCTCACCGACGTGGTGCTGGCCACGGTGTACGAGGGCATCGAATCGGCTGCCGCGGACCGGGGCCTGACGGCGTTCGTCGCCAACACCCAGGACGAGACCGACCGTCAGCGCAAGCGGATCGACATGATGCTGGACCGGCGGGTGGACGGGTTGATCCTCGGCGACGCGCGTTCCGACGACCACACCGTGCTCGAGGAACTGACCCGCCGCGAGGTGCCGTTCGTGTTGGTCAACCGCAGCGTCGCCGACTATCCGGCGGCCACGTGTGACAACTACCTCGGCGGTCGGCTGGCCGCCGAACACCTTCTGGCGCTTGGCCATCGCCGCGTCGGCGTCATCGCCGGGCTCGCGCATGCGAGCACCGGCATCGACCGGCCCGCGGGTTTCGTGGACCGCTTCCGCGAGGCCGGCATCGAGGTGCCCGACGAGCTCATCGTGTACTCGGGTCTGGACAGTCAGGGGGGCCATTACGCGGCCGACCGGATGCTCGACGGCGACGCACCGCCGACCGCGATGTTCGCCGTCAACGACTTCGCCGCGATCGGTGCGGCCGGTGCGATCCGCAACCGCGGTCTGCGGGTGGGGCGGGACGTCTCCCTGATCGGGTTCAACAACATCGCCCTGACCGCCGAGATGCACGTCCCCCTGACCTCGATCGAATCGCGCGCCTTCGACATGGGCCGCGACGCCCTGGAGTTGCTCGCCGACACGCTCGCAGGTGCGGCGCCCGCGCAGCGGCGCACGAAACCTGTTCTGGTGGTGCGAGAATCGACGTGCGACGCACACGGCTCGGCCCTGACCTGA
- a CDS encoding acyl-CoA dehydrogenase family protein, whose amino-acid sequence MTANPEQMLFTSTAQAFLEKEAPLSRVRQLHDEDTSFDAQWWGRAAELGWAGLLVPEDLGGGSVSGDGVADLALIAEQAGRTVAPGPLHPVSAVLAGLVEAPQGHEETIETLIAGETIASWATYEPKRPFAPTAPTVTATRTATGYRIDGVKDRVEAGDQAGLLLVVALLDGQPRQFLVATDATGVTVTAQKSLDLVKRYARVEFDGVAVEESAVVGAAEQTPAIIERQRQIALVLQCAETVGILDAVLAMTNQWLLDRNSFGRPLASYQALKHRFADMKMWFEAARATTTGAVAAVGARSKRAAFLVSVAKAYVGERAPVMLQDCVQLHGGIGVTWEHDLHLYLRRASLNRAMFGAPEDHHRAVFELSRRSQPEEARA is encoded by the coding sequence ATGACTGCCAACCCGGAACAGATGCTGTTCACCTCCACCGCGCAGGCCTTCCTGGAGAAAGAGGCGCCGCTGAGCCGCGTTCGCCAATTGCACGACGAGGACACGTCGTTCGACGCGCAGTGGTGGGGCCGCGCGGCCGAGTTGGGGTGGGCCGGCCTGCTGGTACCGGAGGACCTGGGCGGCGGGAGCGTGTCCGGCGACGGTGTCGCCGATCTGGCACTGATCGCCGAGCAGGCCGGGCGCACCGTGGCGCCGGGGCCCCTGCATCCGGTGAGCGCGGTGCTGGCCGGGTTGGTGGAGGCACCGCAGGGGCACGAGGAGACCATCGAGACCCTGATCGCCGGCGAAACGATCGCGTCATGGGCCACCTATGAGCCCAAGCGTCCCTTCGCCCCCACGGCTCCGACGGTCACCGCGACGCGCACCGCGACCGGGTACCGCATCGACGGCGTGAAGGACCGCGTCGAGGCCGGGGACCAGGCCGGCCTGCTGTTAGTGGTCGCCCTGCTCGACGGGCAGCCCCGTCAGTTCCTGGTCGCGACCGACGCCACCGGCGTCACGGTCACCGCCCAGAAGTCACTGGACCTGGTGAAGCGTTATGCCCGTGTCGAATTCGACGGTGTCGCGGTCGAGGAGTCCGCGGTCGTCGGCGCGGCCGAACAGACCCCGGCCATCATCGAGCGGCAGCGGCAGATCGCGCTGGTGCTGCAGTGCGCCGAGACCGTCGGGATTCTCGACGCTGTGCTGGCGATGACCAACCAGTGGCTGCTGGACCGCAACAGCTTCGGCCGCCCCCTGGCGTCGTATCAGGCGCTCAAGCACCGCTTCGCCGACATGAAGATGTGGTTCGAGGCCGCCCGCGCCACCACCACCGGTGCCGTGGCCGCCGTCGGTGCCCGGTCGAAGAGAGCCGCGTTCCTGGTCAGCGTCGCGAAAGCCTATGTGGGCGAGCGCGCTCCGGTGATGTTGCAGGACTGCGTGCAGTTGCACGGCGGTATCGGCGTGACGTGGGAGCACGACCTGCACCTGTACCTGCGCCGGGCATCGCTCAACCGCGCCATGTTCGGCGCTCCCGAGGACCACCACCGTGCAGTGTTCGAACTGAGCCGCAGATCCCAGCCCGAGGAGGCTCGCGCATGA
- a CDS encoding nitrilase family protein — MPDQDSHRFSPARVAVVQFNPQVGVENLKANSEAVYERLQQAVAGGANLIVLPELATTGYTFESREEAYAHAEPVPSGATVTGWAEFAAAHDVYIVGCLPELDGVELFDTAVLVGSEGYIGKYRKTHLWNEEKLFFSPGDLGYPVFHTRIGRIGLLVCWDIWFPETARIVAQQGADIICIPTGWVWTPPPLYDDSGTCMAAYLTMTAAHVNNVFIATADRIGTERTSGFMGNSLIAGTNGWPIDRIAGPDEDTILYADIDITASRGAPIWNQFNDLHRDRRTDLYDQLLGYRGGQALPR, encoded by the coding sequence ATGCCTGATCAAGACTCACATCGGTTCAGCCCCGCCCGCGTGGCCGTCGTGCAGTTCAACCCGCAGGTCGGGGTCGAGAACCTGAAGGCCAACTCCGAAGCGGTCTACGAACGTCTTCAGCAAGCGGTAGCCGGGGGCGCCAACCTCATCGTGCTGCCCGAGCTCGCGACGACGGGGTACACGTTCGAATCCCGCGAGGAGGCCTATGCGCACGCCGAGCCCGTGCCCTCGGGCGCGACCGTCACCGGCTGGGCCGAGTTCGCGGCGGCCCACGACGTGTACATCGTCGGCTGTCTGCCCGAGCTCGACGGCGTCGAACTGTTCGACACCGCGGTCCTCGTCGGCTCGGAGGGGTATATCGGCAAGTACCGCAAGACGCACCTGTGGAACGAGGAGAAGCTGTTCTTCTCCCCCGGCGACCTGGGTTACCCGGTGTTCCACACCCGCATCGGCCGCATCGGTCTGCTGGTCTGCTGGGACATCTGGTTCCCCGAGACCGCGCGCATCGTCGCCCAGCAGGGCGCCGACATCATCTGCATCCCGACGGGATGGGTGTGGACCCCGCCACCGCTGTACGACGACAGCGGCACGTGCATGGCCGCATACCTGACGATGACGGCCGCCCACGTCAACAACGTCTTCATCGCCACGGCCGACCGCATCGGAACCGAACGCACCTCGGGGTTCATGGGCAACTCGCTCATCGCGGGCACCAACGGCTGGCCCATCGACCGCATCGCCGGCCCGGATGAGGACACCATCCTCTACGCCGACATCGACATCACGGCCTCGCGTGGTGCGCCCATCTGGAACCAGTTCAACGATCTGCACCGCGACCGGCGCACCGATCTCTACGACCAGCTCCTCGGGTACCGCGGCGGCCAGGCCCTCCCCAGGTAG